Below is a window of Cygnus atratus isolate AKBS03 ecotype Queensland, Australia unplaced genomic scaffold, CAtr_DNAZoo_HiC_assembly HiC_scaffold_238, whole genome shotgun sequence DNA.
tggctctgctcgGGAAAAGGGTGGGTGGCGGGGCCTCCTCGGGCAGGGTCCGGCGTGGGGCTCCCTGGCCACGAGAGCTCTGCCGGAGGCGCTGTGGGCAGAGGGGCTCCGTGGGGGCAGGCGAGGGCCGCGGGCACACGGGGAGCAGGCGTGGAGAGCCGGGGCGGGCTGAGGAGGGAGCCCCCTGGCTGGGGCACgggccctgctctgccagggcaTCTCCTCACTCACAGCACCGGCCCTGGGGGCTTTGCATTGCAGGCTCAGCTCTCTCACACCAAGATGGCTTGCAACGACCTGTACCCGCCGAAAACCAGCGTCGCCGTCCCCCAGCCCATCGCTGAGAGCTGCAACGAGCTGTGCGCGCGGCAGTGCCCCGACTCGACGGCCTTCATCCAGCCGCCCCCCGTCGTCGTCACCTTCcccggccccatcctcagctccttcccccagcaagCCGTGGTGggctcctccggggcacccgccTTTGGGGGctccttggggctggggggcctcTACGGCGTGGGGGCCACCCAGGGCTCGGGGGGCCTCTGCACCTTTGGCAGGCCCTACGCCTCTCCCGCCTGCAGCCCCTACCTCTTGCCGCGCTACAGCAAGAAGCTGTGGGACACCTGTGGGCCCTGCTAAAGCCAGGCCCGTGCCACCTCTTCTCCTCCTcgtccttcctcctcctcttcacagACATGTGACTCCTCCAGTGCTGCCCCCCAGGGCCCTTTCTTGGCCCTGTGCCGGCCACCGCCTGGGAGAAGCCTGAAGGAAGAACGCCTCTCTGGAAGCCCCAGGCACCACCTGTCTGCCTGGGCCTTGCTCGCGTCTCTGTGCTTGTGTCCTTTCCTGCCTTGACAATAAAGCAAGCCTGCATCCAATGCCTGCCTCTCCGCCTTTCCTTTCCAGGCCCCGCGGGGGCTCCAGGGCTCCCTCCCCCTGCACATGGCCCCTTCGGTCTCCCAGCCCCCCGAAGAGCCGGGGCGCCCTGGCAAAAGGCCcaggcagccctggctcccACACTGAGGGCTGCAGCCCATCTCCCAGGGCCCTGCCTGAAAGCAGCCT
It encodes the following:
- the LOC118258568 gene encoding scale keratin-like is translated as MACNDLYPPKTSVAVPQPIAESCNELCARQCPDSTAFIQPPPVVVTFPGPILSSFPQQAVVGSSGAPAFGGSLGLGGLYGVGATQGSGGLCTFGRPYASPACSPYLLPRYSKKLWDTCGPC